A single window of Thalassomonas viridans DNA harbors:
- a CDS encoding P-loop ATPase, Sll1717 family, with protein sequence MSQKAKKDFIFKKHMSIGEVDAENDQKFLKNCFVDNGDYEVLEDTESPQSIIVGRTGVGKSALISHLINNSQHKIIEIEPEELALKHISNSTILTFFESLGVNLDIFYNLLWQHTFAVELIKSRYSITDESQKRTFFTKIEQLISGNIRKKEALDYLENWGESFWVSTELRIKEFTEKLESSLKAGLKTKLGNIDLSSDSTNKLTEEQKSEIIHYGKKVVNDVQIKKLSKIINLLADDIFNDPQRKYFIVIDRLDEKWVEDDLRYKLIRALIESIKKFRKIETVKIIITLRKDLLGRVIEKTRDSGFQLEKYKTLFLNIGWDKSQLYQLIDKRINKLLKYKYISSEVSFEDVFPSRMDKVSALDYILDRTLLRPRDAVMFINECLSEAQNKTEITSSIIKSAEKSYSLERKESLEYEWFVEHKHLKVYIDILHDRKKNFKVSEIKKEELEQIILQISEDKSAYADDVITTSQLYLNSEYPQNDTYLRMLKQKLLFTLYKVGIIGIKTTGTSSVKWIHDKTQDITYQKIENSSVIYIHKMLWRTLAIDTR encoded by the coding sequence ATGTCTCAAAAGGCAAAAAAGGATTTTATTTTCAAAAAGCATATGTCTATAGGTGAAGTAGATGCTGAAAATGATCAAAAATTTTTAAAAAACTGCTTCGTTGATAATGGTGATTACGAAGTATTAGAAGATACTGAAAGCCCGCAATCAATTATTGTTGGAAGAACAGGTGTAGGTAAAAGCGCTTTAATATCTCACTTAATTAATAACAGCCAGCATAAAATTATTGAAATAGAACCCGAAGAACTTGCTTTAAAACACATATCTAACTCAACTATATTAACCTTTTTTGAAAGTCTAGGAGTAAACCTAGATATCTTTTATAACCTTTTGTGGCAGCACACATTTGCTGTAGAACTAATAAAGTCTCGATACTCAATAACTGATGAAAGTCAGAAAAGAACTTTTTTCACAAAAATAGAACAATTAATTTCAGGTAATATCAGAAAAAAGGAAGCCTTAGACTACCTAGAAAATTGGGGAGAAAGTTTTTGGGTTAGTACGGAACTCAGAATTAAAGAGTTTACTGAGAAGTTAGAGTCAAGTTTAAAAGCAGGATTGAAAACAAAACTTGGAAATATTGATTTATCCTCGGATAGTACAAATAAATTAACCGAAGAGCAAAAGTCAGAAATCATTCACTATGGCAAAAAAGTAGTAAATGATGTACAGATAAAAAAATTATCTAAAATTATAAACTTACTTGCTGATGATATATTTAATGATCCGCAGAGAAAATACTTTATAGTAATAGATCGATTAGATGAAAAATGGGTCGAAGACGATTTAAGATACAAATTAATAAGAGCTCTTATTGAGTCTATTAAAAAGTTTAGAAAGATAGAAACTGTAAAGATAATAATAACTCTTCGAAAAGATCTGCTAGGTAGGGTAATTGAAAAAACAAGAGATTCAGGATTTCAATTAGAAAAGTATAAAACTCTTTTTCTAAATATCGGATGGGATAAGAGCCAACTCTATCAACTTATAGATAAAAGAATAAATAAGCTTTTGAAATATAAATATATTAGTAGTGAGGTTAGCTTTGAAGATGTCTTTCCCAGTAGAATGGATAAGGTATCAGCATTAGACTATATTTTGGACAGAACACTTCTACGCCCAAGGGATGCAGTAATGTTCATAAATGAATGTTTATCTGAAGCTCAAAATAAAACTGAAATTACTAGCTCTATAATTAAAAGCGCTGAAAAATCTTATTCTCTGGAAAGAAAGGAATCTCTAGAATATGAATGGTTTGTCGAGCATAAACACCTAAAAGTTTATATAGATATACTTCATGATAGAAAAAAGAATTTCAAAGTAAGTGAAATAAAAAAGGAGGAGTTAGAGCAAATAATTCTTCAAATTTCTGAAGACAAATCCGCCTATGCGGATGATGTGATAACTACAAGTCAACTTTATCTAAATAGCGAATATCCTCAAAATGACACATATCTTCGCATGTTAAAGCAAAAACTGCTTTTCACGCTATACAAAGTAGGAATTATTGGTATAAAAACAACAGGTACAAGTTCAGTAAAATGGATTCATGATAAGACCCAAGATATTACTTATCAAAAAATAGAAAACTCTTCTGTAATTTATATACATAAAATGTTATGGAGAACTTTAGCCATTGATACTAGATAA
- a CDS encoding thymidylate synthase: MKTYLDLCRRLVDEGTWVENERTGKRCLTVINADLEYDVGGNAFPLITTRKSYWRAAIAELLGYLRGYSSAAQFRAIGCNTWNANANDNQAWLANPARKGEDDMGRVYGVQGRAWQKPDGTGIDQLRKIVDNLGRGLDDRGEILTFYNPGEFDLGCLRPCMHTHTFSLLGDTLHLTSYQRSCDVPLGLNFNQIQVFTLLALIAQVTGHKAGKAYHKIVNAHIYEDQLELMKEVQLKREPYSSPKLHINPEIKTLEDLETWVTLDDFEIEGYRHHEAIAYPFSV; encoded by the coding sequence ATGAAAACTTATTTAGACTTATGCCGCCGCCTTGTTGATGAAGGCACCTGGGTGGAAAATGAAAGGACGGGCAAACGTTGCCTGACCGTGATCAATGCCGATCTGGAATACGACGTCGGCGGCAATGCCTTTCCCCTGATCACCACCAGGAAAAGCTACTGGAGAGCGGCGATTGCCGAGTTGCTGGGTTACCTGCGCGGCTACAGCAGCGCCGCCCAGTTCCGGGCTATCGGCTGCAATACCTGGAACGCCAATGCCAACGATAACCAGGCCTGGCTCGCTAATCCCGCCCGCAAGGGGGAGGACGATATGGGGCGCGTGTACGGGGTACAGGGGCGTGCATGGCAAAAGCCTGACGGCACCGGCATAGATCAGCTGCGTAAAATCGTCGACAACCTCGGCCGGGGGCTTGACGACCGCGGCGAGATCCTGACGTTTTACAACCCGGGGGAATTCGATCTCGGCTGTTTGCGTCCCTGCATGCATACCCATACTTTTTCCCTGCTTGGGGATACTTTGCACCTGACTTCCTACCAGCGTTCCTGTGATGTGCCTTTAGGCCTGAATTTCAACCAAATCCAGGTGTTTACCCTGCTGGCGCTGATTGCCCAGGTAACAGGGCACAAGGCGGGTAAGGCGTACCACAAAATAGTGAACGCCCACATCTATGAAGATCAGCTGGAGCTGATGAAGGAAGTACAGCTTAAGCGTGAGCCGTATTCGTCACCTAAGCTGCATATCAACCCGGAGATCAAAACCCTGGAGGATCTGGAAACCTGGGTGACCCTGGATGATTTTGAAATAGAGGGCTACCGCCACCATGAGGCAATCGCCTATCCGTTTTCTGTTTAA
- the lgt gene encoding prolipoprotein diacylglyceryl transferase, with amino-acid sequence MTENFLQFPQIDPIIFSIGPIALRWYGMMYLIGFLAAIFIANKAADKSDGVWTREQVSDLLFYGFLGVILGGRLGYVLFYQFDYFLADPLYLVKIWQGGMSFHGGLLGVVAAIYLFARKTNKSFLSVGDFVAPLVPIGLGMGRIGNFINAELWGRQTDVPWAMVFPTDDKQLPRHPSQLYEFALEGVALFIILYFVTRKPRTAGLASGTFLIGYGVFRMIVELFREPDAHLGFYFSFISMGQILSLPMVIAGIALIYWGWVQQAQLAIKGQKS; translated from the coding sequence ATGACCGAGAATTTTCTACAATTTCCTCAGATAGATCCCATTATTTTCAGTATCGGCCCGATAGCGCTACGCTGGTACGGTATGATGTATCTGATCGGCTTTCTTGCCGCCATTTTTATTGCCAATAAAGCCGCCGACAAGAGTGACGGCGTATGGACCCGGGAGCAGGTCAGCGACTTGCTGTTCTACGGTTTTCTCGGGGTGATTTTAGGGGGGCGCTTAGGTTATGTGCTCTTCTATCAGTTCGACTATTTCCTGGCAGACCCTCTATACCTGGTCAAAATATGGCAGGGGGGCATGTCATTCCACGGCGGTTTGCTCGGGGTGGTTGCCGCGATTTATCTTTTTGCCCGCAAAACCAATAAATCCTTCCTGTCCGTCGGCGACTTTGTCGCCCCCCTGGTGCCGATCGGCTTAGGCATGGGGCGCATAGGTAACTTTATCAATGCCGAACTCTGGGGACGGCAAACCGATGTGCCCTGGGCCATGGTATTCCCCACAGACGACAAGCAGCTTCCCCGCCATCCTTCCCAGCTTTATGAGTTTGCCCTGGAAGGCGTTGCCCTGTTTATTATTTTATATTTTGTTACCCGCAAGCCAAGAACCGCCGGTTTGGCCTCGGGCACTTTCCTGATCGGCTATGGTGTGTTCCGTATGATAGTGGAACTGTTCCGCGAGCCGGACGCCCACCTGGGCTTTTACTTCTCGTTTATTTCCATGGGACAAATCTTAAGTCTGCCTATGGTGATTGCCGGTATCGCCCTGATTTACTGGGGCTGGGTTCAGCAGGCGCAGTTAGCCATTAAGGGGCAAAAATCATGA
- a CDS encoding sulfite exporter TauE/SafE family protein has translation MFLTVVILCLFIGAFVGFFSGLLGIGGGLIIVPALAYLLPKLSISTEVVMPLALATSLASIVVTSSMAMLAHHKNRNIPWPLTRRLMVVMALGALCGAFIADILPAKALMQIFALAVLFLACYMLFSLNSHKVSAMPDIRLVQLTGFAAGILSSLMGIAGGAVLVPVLSYFGVNLRRTIGIASACGVMVAVFGSFGYVVTGIGRPGLPAWSLGYVYLPALLGLVATSSVFAPLGVKYAARLPVATLKKCFALFLMLVAAKMLWP, from the coding sequence ATGTTTCTCACCGTTGTTATCCTTTGCCTGTTTATCGGCGCCTTTGTTGGCTTTTTCTCCGGTTTGCTGGGCATAGGCGGCGGCCTGATCATAGTACCGGCTTTGGCGTACCTGTTGCCTAAGTTAAGCATTTCAACTGAGGTAGTGATGCCGCTGGCATTGGCCACTTCGCTGGCGTCGATAGTGGTCACCTCCTCGATGGCGATGCTGGCGCATCATAAAAACCGCAACATTCCCTGGCCGCTGACCCGGCGGTTAATGGTGGTGATGGCCCTGGGGGCGTTGTGCGGGGCTTTTATTGCCGACATCCTGCCGGCAAAAGCCCTGATGCAGATCTTTGCCCTGGCGGTGCTCTTCCTGGCCTGTTATATGCTGTTTTCCCTCAATTCCCATAAGGTGAGCGCTATGCCGGACATCAGGCTGGTGCAGCTGACGGGGTTTGCCGCCGGGATATTGTCAAGCCTGATGGGCATTGCCGGCGGCGCCGTTTTAGTGCCTGTGCTCAGCTATTTTGGCGTCAACTTGCGCCGTACCATAGGAATCGCCAGCGCCTGCGGCGTGATGGTGGCGGTTTTCGGCTCCTTTGGTTATGTGGTCACCGGCATAGGCCGGCCCGGTTTGCCTGCCTGGAGCCTGGGGTATGTTTACCTGCCGGCACTGCTGGGTTTAGTGGCGACTTCTTCCGTGTTTGCCCCCTTAGGTGTCAAGTATGCTGCCCGCTTGCCTGTAGCGACCCTGAAAAAGTGTTTTGCCCTGTTCCTGATGCTGGTGGCGGCAAAAATGCTCTGGCCTTAG
- the ptsP gene encoding phosphoenolpyruvate--protein phosphotransferase gives MLTTLRRIVLEFSQDPKLQSALLRMVSQVKKAMNTDCCSVYLADYEKQNFILMASDGLAEDSLGHTTIGFSEGLVGLVGQREEPLNIANARYHPHFKHIPEVQEDELNAFLGTPIIHRRKVLGILIIQQKEARNFTENEEAFLVTLSAQLAMVLVNAEARGILGQNQDNGKWLKQLKGVPGAPGVAMGNIVVSQPKADLDSVSLQKVYASAEQLKRYNEAVSRTRTDFADMSVKLGNIISDASLDIFEVYKQLLDTANLGKDITSKINSGWSAESALKLVIDGYIVKFESIEDSYLRERASDIRDLGNRVLFNLQQQTREDEALPQEFILAAQDVTASMLAEYQHLGLKGIISLSGSNNSHAAILSRALGLPAIMGVESVPLAQLHQQLAIVDGYSGDLFIAPDETLKREYQHLIAEEDALTVKVQQVVDLPAITQDGKAIELLLNAGLSTGFEHSRHSGAVGIGLYRTEIPFMNRSCFPSEQEQTLWYQHVLSAFPKQTVTMRTLDVGGDKSLPYFPIVEENPFLGWRGIRITLDHPEIFLLQVRAMIKANHGQNNLEIMLPMISSVSEVDDAIRLINQAYYELSSELCQQDGKLPRPRIGIMIEVPGVIFQLQELARRVDFFSVGSNDLTQYLLAVDRNNARVASLYDAYHPAVLRALKTIADESGKYMVPLSLCGELASDPAGAILLLAMGYDKLSMNPHNVARIKWVIRHIDFQRAKVILAHALSLETAKQVHGYLNGQLEQVGLGGFVRAGM, from the coding sequence ATGTTAACAACACTACGTCGTATTGTGCTGGAATTTAGTCAGGATCCTAAGCTGCAAAGTGCGCTTTTGCGTATGGTAAGCCAGGTTAAAAAAGCCATGAACACGGATTGTTGTTCGGTTTACCTGGCGGATTATGAAAAACAAAATTTTATCCTTATGGCTTCAGACGGTTTGGCTGAAGATTCTTTAGGACACACCACTATAGGTTTCTCCGAAGGCCTGGTAGGCCTGGTGGGGCAGCGGGAAGAGCCGCTCAATATCGCCAATGCCAGGTATCACCCGCATTTCAAGCATATCCCGGAAGTCCAGGAAGACGAGTTAAACGCGTTTCTCGGTACGCCGATTATACACAGGCGTAAGGTGCTGGGAATTCTGATCATCCAGCAAAAAGAGGCGCGCAATTTTACCGAAAACGAAGAAGCATTTTTGGTGACTCTGTCCGCCCAGCTCGCCATGGTGCTGGTGAATGCCGAAGCCCGCGGCATTCTGGGGCAGAACCAGGACAACGGCAAATGGCTGAAACAGCTTAAAGGCGTGCCGGGGGCGCCCGGGGTTGCCATGGGCAATATTGTCGTTAGCCAGCCCAAGGCGGATCTCGATTCGGTTTCCCTGCAGAAAGTTTATGCCAGCGCCGAACAGTTAAAACGTTATAACGAGGCGGTCTCCAGGACACGCACCGATTTTGCCGATATGAGCGTCAAGCTCGGCAATATTATCAGCGATGCCAGTTTGGATATTTTCGAGGTGTATAAGCAGTTACTCGATACCGCCAATTTAGGGAAAGACATTACCTCTAAAATCAACAGCGGCTGGAGCGCCGAAAGCGCCCTTAAGCTGGTGATTGACGGTTATATCGTCAAGTTTGAAAGTATCGAAGACAGCTACCTGAGGGAGCGGGCCAGCGATATCCGCGATTTAGGCAACCGGGTGTTGTTTAACCTGCAGCAGCAGACCCGGGAAGATGAAGCCCTGCCGCAGGAGTTTATCCTGGCGGCCCAGGATGTCACCGCTTCCATGCTGGCGGAATACCAGCATCTGGGTCTTAAGGGCATTATTTCCCTGTCCGGCTCGAATAACTCCCATGCCGCCATTCTTTCCCGGGCCCTGGGGCTGCCGGCCATTATGGGAGTCGAGTCCGTGCCCCTGGCGCAGTTGCACCAGCAGCTGGCGATAGTGGACGGCTATAGCGGCGATCTGTTTATTGCCCCGGATGAGACGCTCAAGCGGGAATACCAGCACCTGATTGCCGAAGAAGATGCCCTGACGGTGAAGGTGCAGCAAGTGGTGGACTTGCCGGCCATTACCCAGGACGGCAAGGCGATAGAATTATTGCTCAATGCCGGTTTGTCGACCGGGTTCGAACATTCCCGGCATTCGGGCGCTGTGGGTATAGGCCTATACCGTACAGAAATTCCCTTTATGAACCGCAGCTGTTTTCCTTCGGAGCAGGAGCAGACCTTGTGGTACCAGCATGTGCTGTCGGCCTTTCCCAAACAGACGGTGACCATGCGGACCCTGGATGTCGGCGGCGACAAGTCTCTGCCTTATTTTCCCATAGTCGAGGAAAACCCGTTTTTAGGCTGGCGCGGCATACGCATCACCCTGGATCATCCGGAAATCTTTTTGCTGCAGGTCAGGGCGATGATCAAAGCAAACCATGGGCAGAACAACCTGGAGATCATGCTGCCTATGATTTCCAGCGTTTCCGAGGTGGACGATGCCATCCGTTTGATCAACCAGGCCTATTACGAGCTGTCATCTGAGCTTTGCCAGCAGGACGGTAAATTGCCGCGTCCCAGGATAGGGATTATGATCGAAGTTCCCGGGGTGATTTTCCAGTTGCAGGAGCTGGCCCGCAGGGTGGACTTCTTTTCGGTGGGCAGCAATGATCTCACCCAGTATTTACTGGCGGTCGACAGGAACAATGCCAGGGTGGCCAGCTTATATGACGCTTATCATCCGGCGGTGCTCAGGGCATTAAAAACCATTGCCGATGAGTCGGGTAAATACATGGTGCCTTTGAGTTTATGCGGCGAACTGGCCAGTGATCCGGCCGGCGCCATACTGCTGCTGGCCATGGGGTATGACAAGCTGAGCATGAACCCCCATAATGTTGCCCGCATCAAATGGGTGATCCGCCATATTGATTTTCAGCGGGCCAAGGTGATACTGGCCCATGCCCTGTCGTTAGAAACCGCCAAACAGGTTCACGGTTATCTGAACGGGCAGCTGGAACAAGTCGGGCTTGGCGGTTTTGTCCGGGCCGGTATGTGA
- the rppH gene encoding RNA pyrophosphohydrolase has protein sequence MIDADGYRANVGIVIINDRGQVFWARRFGQHSWQFPQGGVDEGETAEQTLYRELHEEVGLKPEHVKIVATTKHWLRYKLPKRFIRHDSKPVCIGQKQKWFLLKLTSEESAVDLLHSPHPEFDDWRWVSYWYPVRQVVSFKRDVYRKVMKEFAPVGLPFNRQERRKRRA, from the coding sequence GTGATAGATGCCGATGGCTATCGCGCCAATGTCGGCATAGTAATAATAAATGACAGGGGACAAGTATTTTGGGCAAGACGTTTTGGGCAGCACTCATGGCAATTTCCGCAAGGCGGGGTTGATGAAGGTGAAACAGCCGAGCAAACGCTTTATCGTGAATTGCACGAAGAAGTTGGCTTAAAACCTGAACATGTGAAAATTGTTGCCACAACCAAGCATTGGCTGAGATATAAATTACCGAAACGTTTCATCAGACATGATAGTAAACCTGTTTGTATCGGACAAAAGCAGAAGTGGTTTTTACTTAAGCTAACCAGTGAAGAATCCGCTGTTGATCTGTTGCACTCGCCCCATCCCGAGTTTGACGACTGGCGGTGGGTGAGTTACTGGTATCCGGTGCGCCAGGTGGTGTCATTTAAGCGGGATGTTTACCGGAAAGTCATGAAAGAATTCGCACCTGTTGGTTTGCCGTTTAATCGCCAGGAGCGAAGAAAACGCAGAGCCTGA
- the mutH gene encoding DNA mismatch repair endonuclease MutH, which yields MNIPSSEAELLRRAQMLAGLSLGEIAYQANIAVPTSLNKEKGWIGLLLEHVLGASAGSRPEPDFPGLGIELKSLPIDRNGKPLETTFVCVAPLTGLVGATWENSHVRKKMTRVLWVPVISERSIAIVDRIVGTPFIWSPSPEEEALLAMDWQELTDMIVLGQVEQISGRHGQVLQLRPKAANSKARTQAFDKNGKPFKTLPRGFYLKIAFTQMLLHKHLRIG from the coding sequence ATTAACATCCCCTCATCGGAAGCAGAATTACTCCGGCGCGCGCAAATGTTAGCAGGTCTTAGTTTAGGCGAAATAGCTTATCAGGCCAATATTGCCGTGCCAACCAGCCTCAACAAAGAAAAGGGCTGGATCGGCCTGCTGTTGGAACATGTGTTAGGCGCCAGCGCCGGTTCCCGCCCCGAGCCGGACTTTCCCGGCCTGGGCATCGAGTTAAAATCCCTGCCGATCGACAGGAACGGCAAGCCGCTGGAAACCACTTTTGTTTGTGTCGCCCCGTTAACCGGGCTGGTGGGGGCAACCTGGGAAAACAGCCATGTCAGGAAAAAAATGACCCGGGTATTATGGGTGCCGGTGATCTCGGAAAGGAGTATCGCCATCGTCGACCGCATCGTAGGCACTCCCTTTATCTGGTCCCCTTCCCCGGAAGAAGAAGCCTTGCTGGCGATGGACTGGCAGGAGCTGACCGACATGATAGTGCTGGGCCAGGTAGAGCAGATCAGCGGCAGGCACGGACAAGTGCTGCAACTCAGGCCCAAAGCCGCGAATAGCAAGGCCAGAACCCAGGCGTTTGACAAAAACGGTAAACCTTTTAAAACCCTGCCCCGGGGCTTTTACCTGAAAATCGCCTTTACGCAAATGCTGTTGCATAAACATCTGCGTATCGGTTAG
- a CDS encoding sensor domain-containing diguanylate cyclase yields the protein MSLVHKFDHFITALFFFIIITVAATSYFTFKEFFAIHNKRQQEAVIPLFSLITSEVISPLSISQYMAKDPFVIDYIEQEEIDTQTILTYLRAIATQYQMVSFIAIEKHNLMIDSNNKRTELSSDEAEWYHRLKEIDQEQFTDIGNADDPHLYFDVKIFNNKQEFIGFIGVAIDLNYFADRFREFQQRFGFELFFVDAGNIITLSSNSIMKTESHHRKNELVNISSFPWYQSFVDDREQGKNPPVAATDNNELIVSQMPIKELGWRLFIVAPPASKQGEYWQLFFSKLLIFVLVSGILYFAFASTIGYFKSSLVKNSQIDFLTQLPNRSYIHRQYQQLAKTHDNASIIMADVDLFKEVNDKYGHNTGDEVLKVIGQKLTSSLRKIDLSGRWGGEEFIVILPETNAGQAQKIVERIRLDIAGHQFPLSGEKSGFFTSVSFGLVHGPLTKNNLQTQIDKADKALYRAKLNGRNRVQVYAENDKV from the coding sequence ATGAGTCTAGTCCATAAGTTTGATCATTTTATTACCGCACTTTTCTTTTTTATCATCATTACGGTAGCCGCCACCTCATATTTTACCTTCAAAGAATTCTTCGCCATTCACAATAAACGCCAGCAGGAAGCGGTTATTCCGCTGTTTTCGCTGATCACCAGTGAAGTGATCAGCCCGCTGTCCATTTCCCAATATATGGCAAAAGATCCCTTTGTTATCGATTACATCGAACAGGAAGAAATCGACACCCAAACCATACTCACTTATTTACGGGCAATCGCAACCCAATATCAGATGGTCAGTTTTATCGCCATAGAAAAGCATAACCTGATGATAGACTCCAACAACAAACGCACCGAACTTAGCAGCGATGAAGCCGAGTGGTATCACAGGCTCAAAGAAATAGACCAGGAGCAGTTTACCGATATCGGCAATGCCGACGATCCCCATTTATATTTCGACGTAAAAATCTTCAATAACAAGCAAGAATTTATCGGTTTTATCGGGGTGGCCATCGACCTGAACTACTTCGCCGACAGATTCCGCGAATTCCAGCAAAGATTCGGCTTCGAGCTGTTTTTTGTCGATGCCGGGAACATTATTACCCTGTCTTCAAACAGCATAATGAAAACCGAAAGCCATCACAGGAAAAACGAACTGGTTAATATCAGCAGCTTTCCCTGGTACCAAAGCTTTGTCGACGATAGGGAACAGGGCAAAAATCCCCCTGTGGCCGCCACCGACAACAATGAACTCATAGTTTCACAAATGCCGATCAAGGAGCTTGGCTGGCGCTTGTTTATCGTCGCACCGCCGGCATCGAAACAAGGGGAATACTGGCAGCTCTTTTTCAGCAAATTACTGATCTTTGTGCTGGTATCCGGCATCCTCTATTTCGCCTTTGCCTCCACCATAGGCTATTTCAAGTCCAGCCTGGTCAAAAACTCACAAATCGACTTCCTCACCCAGCTGCCGAACCGCAGCTATATCCACAGACAATACCAGCAACTTGCCAAAACACATGACAACGCCAGCATCATAATGGCAGACGTTGACCTGTTTAAAGAGGTGAATGATAAATATGGCCATAACACAGGTGATGAAGTCTTAAAGGTTATCGGGCAGAAACTCACCTCCAGCCTGCGCAAGATAGACTTAAGCGGCCGCTGGGGCGGTGAAGAGTTTATTGTTATCCTGCCGGAGACAAATGCCGGACAGGCGCAAAAAATCGTCGAACGCATTCGCCTGGATATTGCCGGGCATCAGTTTCCCCTGTCCGGGGAAAAGAGCGGCTTTTTTACCAGTGTCAGCTTTGGCCTGGTGCATGGCCCGTTGACGAAAAACAATTTGCAGACGCAAATAGATAAAGCCGATAAGGCCCTGTACCGGGCGAAACTCAACGGCAGAAACCGGGTGCAGGTTTATGCCGAAAACGACAAGGTTTGA
- a CDS encoding D-hexose-6-phosphate mutarotase: protein MSSSILFANQFGQVDKTTFGEAIRGLLIKHQFCHARVSLYGGQVLTWQPEGHEAVLWLSDDSGFAPGKAIRGGIPLCWPWFGGYKDGGNHGFVRQQIWQLDSIDVDKEAVTVVLSWHGEDIHPLWPSACELRQELVFGKEFRQTLYMKNATDSELEYSGALHSYFAVSAPEHVDIRALNQVSFDDKLTGEKGQKETLAHCRGPLDRIYHYDKAVKLVDRQWQRIIEVVPDNTRQWVVWNPGTATAEKMPDIHRGGEHEFVCLEAVNSQWQKLPPGCWVTMGQTIRVSAL, encoded by the coding sequence ATGTCCAGCTCTATCCTGTTTGCCAACCAGTTTGGCCAGGTTGATAAAACCACTTTCGGTGAGGCGATCCGCGGTTTGTTGATTAAACATCAGTTTTGTCATGCCAGGGTCAGCCTGTATGGCGGGCAGGTCTTAACCTGGCAACCTGAGGGACATGAGGCGGTGTTATGGTTAAGCGACGATAGCGGCTTTGCTCCCGGCAAGGCGATCCGCGGCGGCATTCCTTTGTGCTGGCCCTGGTTTGGCGGTTATAAGGACGGCGGCAATCACGGTTTTGTCCGTCAGCAGATATGGCAGCTGGACAGCATAGATGTCGATAAGGAAGCGGTCACTGTGGTGCTCAGCTGGCACGGGGAAGATATTCACCCTTTATGGCCGTCGGCATGTGAGCTCAGGCAGGAGCTGGTTTTCGGTAAAGAATTCAGGCAAACCCTGTATATGAAAAATGCCACGGACAGCGAGCTTGAATACAGCGGCGCCCTGCATAGCTATTTTGCCGTCAGTGCCCCGGAACATGTTGATATTCGGGCGTTGAACCAGGTCAGTTTTGATGACAAGTTAACCGGTGAAAAGGGACAAAAAGAGACACTGGCCCATTGCCGGGGGCCGCTGGACCGCATCTATCATTATGATAAAGCCGTGAAGCTTGTTGACCGCCAATGGCAGCGCATCATAGAGGTTGTGCCGGACAATACCCGCCAATGGGTTGTCTGGAACCCCGGCACCGCCACAGCCGAAAAAATGCCGGATATACACAGGGGGGGCGAACATGAGTTTGTCTGTCTTGAAGCCGTCAACAGCCAATGGCAAAAACTGCCCCCGGGATGTTGGGTGACTATGGGGCAAACCATCAGGGTAAGCGCGCTCTAA